Proteins encoded within one genomic window of Rhinoderma darwinii isolate aRhiDar2 chromosome 5, aRhiDar2.hap1, whole genome shotgun sequence:
- the FZD8 gene encoding frizzled-8, producing MERSCVLENIYLLLLLLLLIVAASWLPKAHSAAAKELTCQEITVPLCKGIGYNYTYMPNQFNHDTQDEAGLEVHQFWPLVEIHCSPDLKFFLCSMYTPICLEDYKKPLPPCRSVCERARAGCAPLMRQYGFAWPDRMRCDRLPEQGTPDTLCMDDNRTDLTTVAPSLPEQPQRPPKAPTHVHNKGKPRVEPPRTKPRPPAGCEPGCQCRAPMVLVSNERHPLYNRVRTGQIPNCAMPCHNPFFTPEERTFTTFWIGLWSVLCFASTFATVSTFLIDMERFKYPERPIIFLSACYLLVSAGYLVRLIAGHEKVACSREHDLEHIHYETTGPALCTLVFLLIYFFGMASSIWWVILSLTWFLAAGMKWGNEAIAGYSQYFHLAAWLVPSIKSIAVLALSSVDGDPVAGICYVGNQNLDNLRGFVLAPLVIYLFIGSMFLLAGFVSLFRIRSVIKQGGTKTDKLEKLMIRIGIFSVLYTVPATIVVACFFYEQHNRQGWEAAHNCNSCLPELAQPRRPDYAVFMLKYFMCLVVGITSGVWIWSGKTLESWRAFCTRCCWGSKATGGSMYSDVSTGLTWRSGTASSVSYPKQMPLSQV from the coding sequence ATGGAGAGGAGCTGTGTACTGGAGAACATctacctgctgctgctgctgcttctgctgATAGTCGCTGCGTCCTGGCTCCCCAAAGCGCACAGTGCCGCAGCCAAGGAGCTGACCTGCCAGGAGATCACGGTGCCCCTGTGCAAGGGCATCGGCTACAACTACACCTACATGCCCAACCAGTTCAACCACGACACGCAGGACGAGGCTGGCCTGGAGGTGCACCAGTTCTGGCCGCTGGTGGAGATTCACTGCTCCCCGGATCTGAAGTTCTTCCTGTGCAGCATGTATACTCCCATCTGCCTGGAGGACTACAAAAAGCCGCTGCCACCCTGCCGGAGTGTGTGTGAGCGTGCACGGGCTGGCTGTGCGCCCCTTATGCGACAATATGGCTTTGCTTGGCCGGACAGGATGCGCTGTGACCGGCTGCCTGAGCAGGGGACTCCGGACACGCTGTGCATGGACGATAACCGGACTGATCTGACCACCGTGGCCCCCAGTCTTCCAGAGCAGCCACAGCGCCCACCAAAAGCACCAACACATGTGCATAACAAGGGTAAACCACGTGTGGAGCCTCCAAGGACTAAACCAAGACCCCCTGCTGGGTGTGAGCCCGGGTGCCAGTGCAGAGCACCCATGGTACTGGTGTCCAATGAAAGACACCCACTGTACAACCGTGTGAGGACTGGACAGATCCCTAATTGTGCCATGCCATGTCACAACCCCTTCTTCACCCCGGAGGAGAGGACCTTTACCACCTTCTGGATTGGACTTTGGTCTGTACTTTGCTTTGCCTCCACCTTTGCCACTGTATCCACCTTCCTGATAGACATGGAGCGTTTTAAGTACCCAGAGCGCCCCATCATCTTCCTGTCTGCCTGCTACCTGTTGGTGTCTGCTGGGTACCTGGTGAGACTGATTGCTGGGCATGAGAAGGTGGCATGCAGCAGGGAGCATGACCTGGAGCACATCCACTATGAGACCACAGGACCTGCCCTCTGTACCCTGGTGTTCCTGCTCATCTACTTCTTTGGCATGGCCAGCTCCATCTGGTGGGTTATCCTATCCCTCACCTGGTTCTTAGCAGCTGGCATGAAATGGGGCAATGAAGCTATTGCTGGCTACTCACAATACTTCCACCTGGCGGCCTGGTTGGTACCTAGCATCAAGTCTATAGCTGTGCTAGCTCTAAGCTCTGTAGATGGTGACCCAGTAGCTGGCATCTGTTATGTAGGCAACCAGAATCTGGACAATTTGAGGGGCTTTGTTTTGGCACCCTTAGTCATCTACCTCTTCATTGGCAGCATGTTCCTGCTGGCTGGATTTGTGTCCCTTTTCAGGATCCGCAGTGTCATCAAACAGGGGGGCACCAAGACTGACAAGCTGGAGAAACTTATGATCCGGATAGGGATATTCAGCGTGCTGTACACTGTGCCAGCTACCATTGTGGTGGCATGCTTCTTTTATGAACAACATAACCGCCAAGGCTGGGAAGCAGCACACAACTGCAACTCCTGCCTACCTGAACTGGCACAGCCACGCAGGCCGGACTATGCAGTATTCATGCTCAAGTACTTTATGTGCTTGGTGGTTGGCATCACATCTGGGGTATGGATCTGGTCTGGGAAGACTCTGGAGtcctggagagctttctgtactcGCTGCTGCTGGGGTAGCAAAGCAACTGGTGGGTCCATGTATAGTGATGTCAGCACTGGGTTGACATGGAGGTCTGGCACTGCCAGCTCAGTGTCTTACCCAAAACAGATGCCCTTATCTCAGGTCTAA